The DNA region AAGTGCCGAGATTTTTACGCTTGTGGGTTTCAGGATCAACCTTTTTGGAGTAGATCCTGTATTGCCCTGATTTTAATTTCCTGATCATTATTTATTAACATACCGCGAGCGGCAATGTTTACGCAAACAAACAATAGAACGTATTAGCCGTGATACCCCGGCAATATTGACAAATGGCCACGAGGTAAAAGTTGTGACATGGCAACAGAATACCGCAGCCTTTTTATTCTAATCGACTTAATATATTCAGTGCTGGTCAAAGAATTCAGCCATTTGTGCTAAACCAGTTTTTGAAAACATTCTCTCTGAATTTTCCAGCGTGTCTTTTGTGGCCTTAGCTCCTCTTGCAACCATTTCTTTTTCAAAATGGGCAATCGCCGCTTTGATATCAGTAAATTGATTTCCGGTTAAACATTCGGCCAGTTCAAACGAATCCTGCAATGCTACATTAGCACCTTCGCCCGCATACGGTGGCATTCGGTGTGCGGCATCTCCAATCATTGTAAGGCTCTCATCCGTTTCCCAGCTTTGATTTAAAGGGAAATAATATTGCGGACGGGGAATGAAACAAACCACGTCATTTGTAAAAAACTCATGCCATTCATCGCTCCAGCTGGCAAAATCTTTCTTAAACCATTCAAAAACTTCCTCTTTGTTATTGAAATTAATGCCGCTTTGTTCCAGCCAGTTTTCGGGCGTTTTAAAATTCACCACAAACATAATTGAACCATCGGCTTTTGTGCCATAACCTACAAATCGCCCGTCATCAAACGCCATTACTTTTCCTCCTTTTGCAAAGGAAAAAAGTTTTGGAGTGTATTTTTCAGCGTTGTAAATATTGCCTTCAATCAGCGTGATACCAGAGTAAACCGGTTCAACATCACTTAAATAAGGCCGCACTTTTGAATTGGCCCCGTCAGCCGCAATTACCAGATCGGCATAGGCGTTCGATCCGTTTTTAAAAAACAAACGCCAGCCTTTTCTTTCTCTTTCCATTGAAATGAAATGGCTGTCCCATACCACGGTATCGTGCTGCAAGGAGTTCAATAAAATATCACGCAAAGGCGCACGGTCTATTTCGGGGCGGGTTTCCGCGGTAATAGTCGCGAAATTGTGGTCATCAAATGTAATATTGAGCATCCTGTCCACAAGCAGCATTTTACTTGCTACAGGACGGTGGTATTTATAAAATTCATCCAGCAAACCGCTCCGTTTCAGCGCTTCCAGTCCTGTGCCTTCGTGCAGGTCGAGCGTGGCGCCCTGCACCCGTACATTTCTGTCTATATCCCGTTCATATACTTTTACATCTGCACCTTTAAGTTGTAAAAGTCTTGCTAAGGCCAACCCCGCCGGTCCGCCGCCTACTATGGCAACCTGTTTATTATTTAATAACATAATTTTTCATCGTTTAATTACGATGCAAAATTATTTCTGCCTGATGGCCGATAATAGTATAAATCGGTCGTTTTTGTTTTTGGATAATTCTTTTGGTACAACGCCCGAAAACTTTTTCACTTCTTTGATAAAATGGTTCTGGTCAAAAAAGTTCTCCTCCGGAAACAGCCGGCCGTCTGCAATATGCTCCAACGAGGCGCGGAAACGAAGAATATTGCAATAGGCTTTAAGTGAGATCCCGAATTGCTGATTAAAGTAGCGATTTATCTGCCGGCTGCTCCAAAACACTTTTTCGGAAAGCTCTTTAACCGTGATCCTCCCTTTCGTTAGATAAATCAGTTCAAACAATTTTCGTTTACGTTCATCTATTTCTTCCGGAATAAGTGATCTGATCTTCTGCGTTGCTTTTTCAACAAAGCAGTCAAAATCCAGCAAATCGTTTTCTGTAAACCCCCAATAGCCTTCCGGTAAAAATCTGCCACCGTTTACTATATCGGCAATGGCCTCTCCAAAAATATACTCAACGGCAAGCAATTTGAAGCTAATGCAGAATATTACACTATTGGCCGAAACTTTGGCCTGTTCAAACTGGGTTAGCCCCCCAAGCTGTGCAATACTAAAAGGCTGTGTAGCGG from Mucilaginibacter sp. SJ includes:
- a CDS encoding helix-turn-helix domain-containing protein is translated as MSNNLEYRIVRPGKPLSDFVDSFWFLRNLSDADKDTTGLPDGLIDILLFKSATQPFSIAQLGGLTQFEQAKVSANSVIFCISFKLLAVEYIFGEAIADIVNGGRFLPEGYWGFTENDLLDFDCFVEKATQKIRSLIPEEIDERKRKLFELIYLTKGRITVKELSEKVFWSSRQINRYFNQQFGISLKAYCNILRFRASLEHIADGRLFPEENFFDQNHFIKEVKKFSGVVPKELSKNKNDRFILLSAIRQK
- a CDS encoding FAD-dependent oxidoreductase, whose product is MLLNNKQVAIVGGGPAGLALARLLQLKGADVKVYERDIDRNVRVQGATLDLHEGTGLEALKRSGLLDEFYKYHRPVASKMLLVDRMLNITFDDHNFATITAETRPEIDRAPLRDILLNSLQHDTVVWDSHFISMERERKGWRLFFKNGSNAYADLVIAADGANSKVRPYLSDVEPVYSGITLIEGNIYNAEKYTPKLFSFAKGGKVMAFDDGRFVGYGTKADGSIMFVVNFKTPENWLEQSGINFNNKEEVFEWFKKDFASWSDEWHEFFTNDVVCFIPRPQYYFPLNQSWETDESLTMIGDAAHRMPPYAGEGANVALQDSFELAECLTGNQFTDIKAAIAHFEKEMVARGAKATKDTLENSERMFSKTGLAQMAEFFDQH